The Rosa chinensis cultivar Old Blush chromosome 7, RchiOBHm-V2, whole genome shotgun sequence DNA segment TTACTATTTTATTGGATATCTAGTTTGGCAACTTGGAtctggaaaaggatggaaactgattccttaatCCAAGTAGCACCTTTTGAATAGTGATTAGTGTCTACATGCAGGGTAAAAAGAGGGAACaatcatgtgttgaatgggaatgcccaaagggggagattgtaagtatttTGGGCTATTATCATTCAACACATGATTTCCCATGATCACAAGGAAAACAGAAGGTGCAAAAGTAATTCTCCTGCCTTCCCGGTGCTTCAAGGAAACAAAGAGGAAGAGTGCATAATCGGATCTTGAAGAGAAGATCAAGGAGAATCacctcactgatcttgagttaaATATGGTATTCATTCCATATCATTTTGCATGattttaaattgatatgcatattggTTAAATTGATTTGACATTCTCATCTGCATTAAAAGGTTttcaacatgcatatcaatttaagATATTGACTGATTTTGGTTAGGAAAGATTCGATTGTTTATTCAAAACAGATTAAAAACCTTTCCTTATTTATCCTGTTTTGATGACAAGAAGAGATTTAACAGAGGGGGAGTTTTGCCCGGCCCTATATAAAAGGTTCTTTGAACTGTATTGAAAAACAGGGGTTTTTGGGCGTTAGgtattttgtttgtttcatgtgTTGCTTAGTCTTCACAAACTGATTTCTGGAAaaactctccttcatatttacTTGTTCATTTCTCTGCATCCTTTCTCTTATATCATATTTGAGATCAGTGTGTCCTTGATACAAGGTGAAAGGGAAAGATTAATTCTGCAAAGCTCACCTGACTTTGAGAGATTTGAGTTTACAGAATAGGTTATTCAAATTGTATACAAGTTAAGCGTTGTTGCTTGTAATGTGGTTGTGTTGAATACCACGACTTGTAATTTGTAAcaatttgattcatattggatttgttcctcgtgttggctacgttaaaagccacgcagtgaagtttcctcagtggtgaggtttacactgcgttagcaattcGTGTGTTCTTCATTTTTGAGCAGTTTAATCACAAAACTAGGTTTACTACTTAAAACCATCTAGTTATTATTCCATCTAGTGTTTTCAGCCTTCAACAACTTCCCAGAGTTCTTTCCCCAACAGGTAGGTCTTGACCCGTATGCTCCAATCCTCAAAGTTATAGTACTTGAGAACTTCAGGAACAATTCAGTTCGGTACAACTGGTGCTGCCATAATCTGTCAACCTATCAAAGACAATTCTATGTTCAGCGTCTGTGAAAATAAtccagagaaaagaaaacaaacaattgGCGCAACCTCGGCTATTCATGCGTGAGGCCCTTGCATTATTGTGGTGGCAGCTTCGGCATCCTAAGTCATGTATGCTTCCGGAGTCGATGCATCTGGAAAATGTCATCACTATTCTTCATTGAGATTCTAAAAGTCATCACATATATCAATATTTAAATAACTTATATATACTTCTCACAGATCTAATTAGTGCAACCCCCGCTATTCATGCGTGAGGCCCGTGCATTATTGTGGTGGCAGCCTCGGTATCTTAAGTCATGTGCTTCTGGAGTCAATGCATCTGGAAAATTTCATTACTATTCTTCCCCAAGATTTTAAAAGTCAATGGGGAGTGTCTGCTGACCACCCGGCACCCAAGGTGGGTATCCAACTGGGGATTAACAGCGCGTGCTATGCACGCTGCGTTTGTCTAACGCCTGACCTAAAAAAGTGAGCTCGAGTAAAACTCCTTTTACTGCGGCTGCATGATGTAGCACATGCCAAGTACGAGGGATGTTTAGAAACTAGGTGTCTTGCATCTTCATCTATTTTCTCTTATTTGCTTCGCCGCCTTGGGCGCGGGtaatctgcaattttttttttttttttgaattggggtttagaacccagcctaactgggaggctcagtcCCACGTtcgttatttatattattaaatAAACTTTGCCTCATCGGGAGGGGGACGTAATACCTGAACCCCGAGCAAGCATAGTTGCGTTACAattatcctcatagagaacGTCATGTATACAAGCAGGAGCCTAATCTAAATAAAGATCCACAACATGATCTAGACTAGCAAGTTGTGCCAATCTATTCGCCacactatttgcttcacgaTAAACATGTCGAACTCTAATCCAATCAAAACAATGTAAATAATTCTTACAATCATCTAGAATCCGACTAACCTCAGAGTTATCCTCCACTTGTTGGTTAAGAGCAGTAGCTAGGATAGCGCAGTCGGTTTCAAGTTCCACCTGCTTCCAACCCTGATGTATGGCCATAAGCAATCCAGTCCTACAGGCCTCCGCTTCACCATGGAAAGCTGAGCACATATAAGGTATCTCTCTTGACCATGCACCTCGGAAAACGCCCATATCATCCCGGACTACTACTCCTATACCTCCACACCCTTCATTACTCTTGTAGGCACCATCAAGATTTATTTTAAGTCTCCCACGGGATCAACATCCATTTAGCTGCAGCTCCTCTAGGGCTCATGCGTGGGCTTTTCTCAGGATGACAACGCTGGTACTCTGACAGTAAATGCATTGACCAAGTAACGGTGTGCATGGGGTTGAACGTACCCCCATTCCAGACCAATTTGTTTCTTTCTGACCATATGGCCCACAGTAGCATGAAGAAAATGTCAACCTGGCTTTTATTTAGGACTTCCAGCATATCCAATACCCACTCTTTCATGGAATTAGTGGCATGGTTCCTAGCACGCAGCCCAAGGGAGCTGAAAAGCCACATGCATGCACTCACGTTGCATTCCTTCAACACATGCAACGTAGTCTCAGTCTCACACCTACAGAAAGGACACGTACGATCATCCAAGTTCACCCTCCTACACAAATTAACCTTTGTAGGCACAATATTCTTGATAAGTCTCCACACAAAGTTTCACACCTTTGGTTGTACTCTAGTGTGCAGGGCCGGGCCATGACCAAGGCAGACAAGGCAGTGGCCTTGGGCCTCAGTTTGGGGAAGGCCTCATCTCAAAAtcctcattatatatatatatatatatatatatatatatatgttaaaaaaaggaaaaaaaaaaaagagaacccaaaataaataaaacgcaGAACGCCAGAACGCAGTCTTCTACATTGAAGACAACGCATCATCGAGACCGATGAAGAAAGACCCGTGACTATATGAGGCCTCCAAATttcctccttttcttttgtattgGTAAGTGTTATTGGGTTAAACACCCCAAAATTTCCTCTTTCTTCATCATTCTGGGATTAGAAAAGAAGTTAACCAAAAGCCTTGTTCTCAGTTTCACCAATTTGGGCAAAGATGGAACGTTTGCTGTTGATTCAGAAATTTCTGATTCCCCTCTGCTTCTTTCAAAGATAAACGGTAATATTTCTTCCTTTTATATCTATTTAAACCATTGACAAACCCTCATAGATGCATAGAAGCAATATttctcttcctcaatttctgaATTTCATTCTCTGTTCTAATTATGTAATCAGAAAGGTGATACAATTCCAACAAGCTGTCGAGGCCTCAAGTCACAAAGTTTGTGGTTAATAAAACTAGGTTCTATTTGTTCTTTATCTTTTTGGAAAGgttgaattgttctctttgttttgggtttgaatTTGCTTGTTTTGGTTGGATCTGAAATgcctgtttgttttttttttattggaagcCTTGAATGGTTAATAGTTGTTtgatttgtttaattgttttagTACTGAATATGTCTACTAGGAAGTTTGAATGTGGATTTGATAAACttaagaaaaagagaaggataGAAAAGCTAATTCAATCCCAAAAAGGAGCACTAGATAAGTATATTACTGTCAAAGAAAAAGCTACAGGATCAGTAAAAGAGATAGTAGCAAGTCCAGTAGAGAATACAGTGCCAATTGTCGAAGAAGGTGTAGTTGAAAATGTAAATGTAGCAGGGAGTGTTGAACCAAGTGTGGTAGAAAATCTAGCAGAGAGTGTTGAACCAAATGTAGTGGAAAATCTAGCAGAGAGTGTTGAACCAAGTGTGGAAGAAAATCTGGTAGAGGGTGTTGAACCAAATTTAGTAGAAAGGGTGCCACAATTCAATGATGTTAACACAAATATTTTTGATCCCAGCCAATGGAAAAACATTGATGCAAACTTAAGAAATTTATTAGTAGAAAAAGGTCCTGTTAGGCACAAGGACTTAGACTTTCCCAAAGATGAAAAGTCTAGACATTTTGCTTCAAAACACTATACTTGCAGATCATCGAATGGTGAAATTCGTGAAAGAAAATGGCTAGTCTATTCAAAAGATTTAGATAGAGTATTCTGTTTTTGTTGCAAGTTATTTAATGCAAAGAATAGTAGAAGTCAGTTAGCTAATGAAGGATTTAGAGATTGGCAAAATCTTAGTGACAGGCTTAAAGGTCATGAAAGAAGTATTCAACATGTCACTAATATGTGTAGTTGGTTTGACAGACTCTTAAAAAATAAGACGATTGATAGAGCTCTACAACAAGAAGTTAACAAAGAAAAAGCTCATTGGAGAAAAGTCTTGAAAAgaattattgttgttgttaaaGGTCTTTCTAAAAACAATTTGGCATTTAGGGGAACAAATGAGAAGATAGGTGAGGAAAACAATGGAATTTTTCTGAGTTTTATTGAGACAATTGGAGAGTTTGATCCAATAATGAAAGAATATCTTCGGCGTATAAAAGAAGATGAAATTCATAGTCATTATCTTGGACCTaaaatacaaaatgaattgATAAATCTCTTAGCTTCTAAAATTAAAACTGAAATCCTAAGAATAGTAAAAGAGGCAAAGTATTTTTCTATCATTCTTGATTGTACTCCTGACATTAGTAAAAGAGAACAAATGACTTTGATTTTGAGATGTGTGAATATATCAAAAACTCCAGCAAAATTAGAAGAATATTTCTTAGAGTTTTTAAGAGTAGATGACACCACTGGAAAAGGACTTTTTGATGAACTTATAAGTGTTATAGCCAAACTAGAACTTGATATTAATGATGCTAGAGGGCAGGGGTATGATAATGGTTCTAACATGAAGGAAAAACATCAAGGTGTCCATAAAGGTTGTTAGAAATTAATCCAAGAGCATTCTACACATCATGTGGCTCTCATAATCTGAACCTTGTGCTTTCTGACATGGCTAGCTCTTGTCCTAAAGCTAAAACTTTTTTTAGAATTGTATAGAAAATATATGtattgttttcttcttcaacaaAGAGGTGGAAAATTTTAGAAGATAATGTAAGTGATTTAACTATCAAAGCATTGGCTACAACACAATGGGAAAGTCGGGTAGAAAGTGTCAAGGCTATTAGATATCAAGCTCCACAAATTAGAGCTGCTTTACAACAATTAGCAAATGTAGATGACTTAGATGGTGCACTAAAATGTGAAGCTGAAATGTTAGCAGACTATGCTTTTGCAAACTTTGAATTTCTATTAGGCATGATTATTTGGTATGATATGCAATATGTTGTTGACTTGGTTAGTAAAAAGCTACAATCTAAAGACATGGATATTGGTGATGCTATTAAATTGTTAGAAGGcttggtttctttttttataaagTATAGAGAATATGGATTTACATCTACTATGATTTCAGCTAGAGAGATTGCACTTGAAATGGAAATAGAACCTATATTCCGTGAAAAACGTAGGACTTGTAGAAAAAAACAATTTGATGAGAATGCAAATGATGAACTAACATTATTTGTTGAAGATACTTTTAGGACtgagtattttttatatatagtaGACCAAGCCATATCTTCCCTTCACAGTACATTTGAACAATTTCAATTATATGAaagtgtttttggttttttatgtGATGTGAAATAATTAAAGTCATTAGTTGATACTGATTTGAAAGTTAAGTGTCTCAAACTTGAAGAGTTTCTTACTCATGATAATGTTTCTGATATAGATGGTTCAGAGCTGCATTTAGAATTAAGATTGTTAACTAAAATGCTAAACAAAATTTAGATGGAAAAGTAGAAACACCAATTGAAGTTCTGCACtttgttcaaagatgtgattgtTTCTCAAATACCATGATTGCTTATAGAATACTATTAACTATTCCTGTTACAGTTGCTTCTGCTGAAAGAAgcttttcaaaattaaaactaataaaatcatatttaCGATCAACCATGTCACAAGAAAGATTGAATGGACTAGCCATGTTACCTATTGAAAGAAAATTGTTCAAAAAGTTTAAATACACTAACTTAATCAACATTTTTGCATCCCAAAAGGCAAGAAGAGTGATCTTCAAATGAAAATTTCTCTTCTTGTCTTTGTCAACATTGTTaccttttaatttaatttttttttttttttaaggaaagccTCTCTTACTTTTGCCTTAGGCCTCACTTTGTCACGGGACGGCCCTGCTAGCGTGCCAAACTCGCCTCCACAAGTCTGTATCCCCCTGTGAATTAGACGTAGAGACATGAGAGGACAAAGAGGCAACACATCTCGCTACATGATACCCACTCTTCACTGAGTACAAACCACgtttatcaaaatgccaaatCAACCGGTCTTCTGGATTTCACAAACTGAAAAGGATTTTACGAATCATTTCAACCTCATCAGCAAAGAATACCTCTTCCAGCCAATCCACCATCTAGTCCTTTGAGTCTGGTTTAATCAAATCAGCCACAGTCAAGTCCTCCAGCCCGTCCATCACGTTCGAGTAAGGCCGAAAAGAATAGGGTCTGCAATTCTTTTTTGGATCTGAGAAGATTTAATTGAATTTGAACCTCGCGATTTCCTTATGGCTCTCATCTTCCTCCCTAGCTAATCTCTATGTTCTATCTCCTTTATGGGCTTTCGTTTTCTGTTTCTATTAGAGGGTTTTGTCCCAGATTTCACTCCCAATTCTGTTTTTGTCTATGAGTTATCaacttcttcatcgtcttcaTCAAAGAGAATAGTACCCATCAGGGTTGAACAGTGTTCTAAAAAATGGGCTAGGCGGCTCCTACGCGCTAGGCGTCGGCATCCTGTTCCGATTTTGGCCTGGGCGAAGTGATTAGGCGTCAGGCCTccaggcggccgcctaggcgggttAGGCGGAGGGTAGGCGGCCTAGGCGGATCTGTTGGGCgctgaattttgttttttttttcttttgattctaGTCAGGTATCAAAAgaacgaagaagaagattcaaaaatcaaaaccatttAGAGACTTCTTTGAACTAAACCCAGTCCTCGATTAAGCCCTTGATTCAAAATTGACAACCCAGCACCGGTGACTTAACTGGACAGTAGTGGTTCCGGCGATGACTAGAAATTAAAGAGGGAGGAAGGGAGAGAAAGACAGAGGGGGGGGAGGGTTAATTTGGTTCTGGTGCAAGTGAGGCCGCTCAGATGTGGGACTGTAAGCTGGAGATGCAGTGAGGCgaaggaagagaagagagagaaattggaaCCCAGCGAAGGAGGTTTCATTTGCAAATATTATAAAAGGATATACATGCAGTTTGCAGACGTGTAGCAATCAACACCCACTAAAATAGTGTAGTCATACAACACACCAACTAA contains these protein-coding regions:
- the LOC112178181 gene encoding zinc finger MYM-type protein 1-like, with translation MSTRKFECGFDKLKKKRRIEKLIQSQKGALDKYITVKEKATGSVKEIVASPVENTVPIVEEGVVENVNVAGSVEPSVVENLAESVEPNVVENLAESVEPSVEENLVEGVEPNLVERVPQFNDVNTNIFDPSQWKNIDANLRNLLVEKGPVRHKDLDFPKDEKSRHFASKHYTCRSSNGEIRERKWLVYSKDLDRVFCFCCKLFNAKNSRSQLANEGFRDWQNLSDRLKGHERSIQHVTNMCSWFDRLLKNKTIDRALQQEVNKEKAHWRKVLKRIIVVVKGLSKNNLAFRGTNEKIGEENNGIFLSFIETIGEFDPIMKEYLRRIKEDEIHSHYLGPKIQNELINLLASKIKTEILRIVKEAKYFSIILDCTPDISKREQMTLILRCVNISKTPAKLEEYFLEFLRVDDTTGKGLFDELISVIAKLELDINDARGQGYDNGSNMKEKHQGVHKGC